In Ancalomicrobiaceae bacterium S20, the following proteins share a genomic window:
- a CDS encoding DMT family transporter, translated as MISRPVLLAFVPAVFVFLWSTGWVVARVAAPHAEPLTFLLVRFSIAGVLLAGISVASGAPWPRDPKTLGHAMLSGVLIHALYLAGVWWAVAQGVPAGLSALIAALQPLFTACLAPALAGETISRKRWAGLGLGLAGILLALEPKLATINAANLAPVAGPLAVNVVSMVAVTVGTFHQKRHVATADLRVVATLQYAGAVLMMIPLALGFEHLRIDWTPAAIGAMAWSVLALSIGAIGLLLLLIRTGEVSRAATLIYLVPPTAAVQAYLLVGETLVPIQIVGMAVTALGVALASRG; from the coding sequence ATGATCAGTCGTCCGGTCCTGCTCGCCTTCGTTCCCGCCGTCTTCGTGTTCCTGTGGTCGACAGGCTGGGTCGTCGCACGCGTCGCCGCGCCCCATGCCGAGCCGCTGACCTTCCTGCTCGTGCGATTCTCGATCGCCGGCGTGCTGCTCGCCGGCATCTCCGTCGCGAGCGGTGCGCCCTGGCCGCGCGATCCGAAGACGCTCGGCCATGCGATGCTCTCCGGCGTCCTGATCCACGCGCTCTATCTGGCCGGCGTCTGGTGGGCGGTGGCACAGGGCGTGCCGGCGGGGCTCTCGGCCCTGATCGCGGCCCTGCAGCCGCTGTTCACCGCCTGCCTCGCCCCCGCACTCGCCGGCGAGACGATCTCGCGCAAGCGCTGGGCCGGCCTCGGCCTCGGCCTCGCCGGCATCCTGCTCGCGCTCGAGCCGAAACTCGCCACCATCAATGCCGCGAACCTCGCCCCCGTCGCCGGCCCGCTCGCCGTCAACGTCGTCTCGATGGTGGCGGTGACCGTCGGCACCTTCCATCAGAAGCGCCATGTCGCGACCGCCGACCTGCGCGTGGTCGCGACGCTGCAATATGCCGGCGCGGTGCTGATGATGATCCCGCTCGCGCTCGGCTTCGAGCACCTGCGCATCGACTGGACCCCGGCCGCGATCGGCGCCATGGCCTGGTCGGTGCTGGCCCTGTCGATCGGCGCCATCGGCCTCCTGCTGCTGCTGATCCGCACCGGCGAGGTCAGCCGCGCCGCGACGCTGATCTACCTCGTCCCCCCGACCGCGGCCGTGCAGGCCTATCTCCTGGTCGGCGAGACCCTGGTGCCGATCCAGATCGTCGGCATGGCGGTGACGGCGTTGGGCGTGGCGCTGGCCAGCCGGGGGTGA
- a CDS encoding Bax inhibitor-1/YccA family protein — MSTMSNYTNPQARFGSTATRSDLGIDQGLRAYMISIYNYMAIGVAITGLAAMIVYSLSVTTPGAADAVANVGRGMALTQVGYALFVSPLKYVIMLAPIGLVFLLGFRVDRMQPTTAQGVFWLYAALVGVSLATIFLVYTHASIARVFFISAASFAGLSLYGYTTQRSLSGMGSFLMMGLIGIIIAGLVNIFLASSALQFAISVIGVLVFAGLTAYDTQRLKEEYIYAIQGADEATIGRSAVMGALSLYLNFINLFMMLLQLFGQKQE; from the coding sequence ATTTCGACGATGTCGAACTACACCAACCCGCAGGCGCGGTTCGGCTCGACCGCGACGCGGAGCGACCTGGGGATCGACCAGGGCCTGCGCGCGTACATGATTTCGATCTACAACTATATGGCGATCGGCGTTGCGATCACCGGCCTCGCGGCCATGATCGTCTACAGCCTGTCGGTCACCACGCCTGGCGCCGCCGACGCGGTCGCCAACGTCGGCCGCGGCATGGCGCTGACGCAGGTCGGCTACGCCCTGTTCGTCAGCCCGCTGAAGTACGTGATCATGCTGGCCCCGATCGGCCTCGTGTTCCTGCTCGGCTTCCGCGTCGACCGCATGCAGCCGACCACGGCCCAGGGCGTGTTCTGGCTCTACGCGGCGCTCGTCGGTGTGTCGCTCGCGACGATCTTCCTGGTCTACACCCATGCGTCGATCGCCCGCGTGTTCTTCATCTCCGCCGCGTCCTTCGCGGGTCTGTCGCTCTACGGCTACACGACCCAGCGCTCGCTGTCGGGCATGGGCTCGTTCCTGATGATGGGCCTGATCGGCATCATCATCGCCGGTCTCGTGAACATCTTCTTGGCCTCGAGCGCGCTGCAGTTCGCGATCTCGGTGATCGGCGTTCTCGTGTTCGCGGGCCTCACCGCCTACGACACGCAGCGCCTGAAGGAAGAGTACATCTACGCCATCCAGGGCGCCGACGAGGCGACCATCGGCCGCTCGGCCGTGATGGGTGCGCTGTCGCTGTACCTGAACTTCATCAACCTGTTCATGATGCTGCTGCAGCTGTTCGGCCAGAAGCAGGAGTGA
- a CDS encoding arylesterase yields the protein MSRGARAAGRPVKLVAFGDSLTAGYGLPDPDGFTSRLEAALRAKGHAVEVVNAGVSGDTTDMGLARLDWSVPDDADAVIVELGANDALRGLPPAAARDNMDAIVGRLRAKKLPVLVAGMYAPRNLGEPYAKAFDPLFAAIAEKHGALLYPFFLDGVAGDRTLNQPDGIHPNAAGVKIIVERILPKVEELLGQVKAKAG from the coding sequence GTGAGCCGTGGCGCAAGGGCGGCGGGCCGACCGGTCAAGCTCGTCGCCTTCGGCGACAGCCTGACCGCCGGTTACGGCCTGCCCGACCCCGACGGCTTCACGAGCCGGCTCGAGGCGGCCTTGCGGGCGAAGGGGCATGCGGTCGAGGTCGTCAATGCCGGCGTCTCGGGCGATACGACCGACATGGGCCTCGCACGGCTCGACTGGTCGGTCCCGGACGACGCCGACGCGGTGATCGTCGAACTCGGCGCCAACGATGCGCTGCGCGGCCTGCCGCCGGCGGCGGCGCGGGACAATATGGATGCGATCGTCGGCCGGCTCCGGGCGAAGAAGCTGCCCGTGCTGGTCGCCGGCATGTATGCGCCGCGCAATCTGGGCGAGCCCTATGCCAAGGCCTTCGATCCGCTGTTCGCGGCCATTGCCGAGAAGCACGGGGCACTGCTCTACCCGTTCTTCCTTGACGGCGTCGCCGGTGACCGCACGCTCAACCAGCCTGACGGCATCCATCCGAACGCGGCCGGCGTGAAGATCATCGTCGAGCGCATCCTGCCGAAGGTCGAGGAGCTGCTGGGCCAGGTGAAAGCGAAGGCCGGGTGA
- a CDS encoding phosphomannomutase/phosphoglucomutase: MFPKPKPQLVPNTYAYESEPMVKATGFREYDARWLFGKEINLMGVQALGMGLGTLLGEMGVKREIVTGHDFRGYSASIKMALVSGLMAAGVRVHDIGLAVTPMAYFGQFALDVPAVAMVTASHNENGWTGVKMGANRPLTFGPDEMSRLKEIVLGANFDLIGGGSYVFENGFAERYMADLTNRPKIKRKLKVVVACGNGTAGAFSPQVIEALGCEVVPLDVELDHTFPRYNPNPEDLEMLHAIRDKVLETGADIGLGFDGDGDRCGVIDNTGDEIFADKVGVMLARDLSKLVPNATFVVDVKSTGLFASDPVLKANGVHADYWKTGHSYIKRRVNQLGAVAGFEKSGHYFFNAPVGRGYDDGLVSAIAIIDMLDRNPDKSMADLKNALPKTWGSPTMSPHCADEVKYEVVKRVVARFEKLKAEGGSVGGQPITDLVTVNGVRIVTADGTWGLVRASSNKPELVVVVESPVSEARLHEMFKGVDAVLRENPEVGAYNQTI; this comes from the coding sequence ATGTTCCCGAAGCCGAAGCCGCAGCTCGTACCGAACACCTACGCCTACGAGTCGGAGCCGATGGTCAAGGCGACCGGCTTCCGCGAGTACGATGCGCGCTGGCTGTTCGGCAAGGAAATCAACCTGATGGGCGTGCAGGCGCTCGGCATGGGCCTCGGCACGCTGCTCGGCGAGATGGGCGTCAAGCGCGAGATCGTCACCGGCCATGATTTCCGCGGCTACTCGGCCTCGATCAAGATGGCGCTGGTCTCCGGCCTGATGGCCGCCGGCGTGCGCGTGCACGACATCGGCCTCGCGGTCACGCCGATGGCCTATTTCGGCCAGTTCGCCCTCGACGTGCCGGCCGTGGCGATGGTCACCGCCTCGCACAACGAGAACGGCTGGACCGGCGTCAAGATGGGCGCCAACCGCCCGCTGACCTTCGGCCCGGACGAGATGAGCCGGCTGAAGGAGATCGTGCTCGGCGCGAATTTCGACCTGATCGGCGGCGGCTCCTACGTGTTCGAGAACGGCTTCGCCGAGCGCTACATGGCGGATCTCACCAACCGCCCGAAGATCAAGCGCAAGCTCAAGGTCGTGGTCGCCTGCGGCAACGGCACGGCCGGCGCCTTCTCGCCCCAGGTCATCGAGGCGCTCGGCTGCGAGGTCGTGCCGCTCGACGTCGAGCTCGACCACACCTTCCCGCGCTACAATCCGAACCCCGAAGACCTCGAGATGCTGCATGCGATCCGCGACAAGGTCCTGGAGACCGGCGCGGACATCGGCCTCGGCTTCGACGGCGACGGCGACCGCTGCGGCGTGATCGACAACACCGGCGACGAGATCTTTGCCGACAAGGTCGGCGTCATGCTCGCCCGCGACCTGTCGAAGCTGGTGCCGAACGCGACCTTCGTCGTCGACGTCAAGTCGACCGGCCTGTTCGCCTCCGACCCGGTCCTGAAGGCCAACGGCGTCCACGCCGACTACTGGAAGACCGGCCACTCCTACATCAAGCGGCGCGTCAACCAGCTCGGCGCCGTCGCCGGCTTCGAGAAGTCCGGCCACTACTTCTTCAACGCCCCCGTCGGCCGTGGCTACGACGACGGCCTCGTCTCGGCGATCGCGATCATCGACATGCTCGACCGCAACCCGGACAAGTCGATGGCCGACCTCAAGAACGCGCTGCCGAAGACCTGGGGTTCGCCGACCATGTCGCCGCATTGCGCCGACGAGGTGAAGTACGAGGTCGTCAAGCGCGTCGTCGCCCGGTTCGAGAAGCTCAAGGCCGAGGGCGGCAGTGTCGGCGGCCAGCCGATCACCGACCTCGTCACCGTCAACGGCGTGCGCATCGTCACCGCCGACGGCACCTGGGGCCTCGTCCGCGCCTCGTCGAACAAGCCGGAGCTCGTCGTCGTGGTCGAGAGCCCGGTCTCCGAGGCGCGCCTGCACGAGATGTTCAAGGGTGTCGACGCGGTGCTGCGCGAAAACCCGGAAGTCGGCGCCTACAACCAGACGATCTGA
- a CDS encoding sulfurtransferase TusA family protein: MQDATNDAPPPRELDLRGLKCPLPVLRARKALAGMLPGERLVVEATDPMAAIDIPHMCHEDGHELLSQTRAERVLRFEIAAGPARDPEGAASAD, encoded by the coding sequence ATGCAAGACGCGACGAACGACGCTCCGCCGCCCCGCGAACTCGACCTGCGCGGGCTGAAATGCCCGTTGCCGGTGCTGCGCGCCCGCAAGGCCTTGGCCGGGATGCTGCCGGGCGAGCGGCTGGTGGTCGAGGCGACCGATCCGATGGCGGCGATCGACATCCCGCACATGTGCCACGAGGACGGCCACGAACTGCTGTCGCAGACACGCGCGGAGCGCGTGCTGCGCTTCGAGATCGCGGCCGGTCCGGCGCGAGACCCAGAGGGCGCCGCCTCGGCCGATTGA
- a CDS encoding GTP-binding protein, whose translation MSDRAPPTIPPAPIPLTVLTGFLGAGKTTLLNRLLKDPALAGTAVIINEFGEVGVDHVLVEKADDGIVELSSGCLCCTIRGDLVRTLEDLLRARDNGRIDALNRVVIETTGLADPAPILHTIMRHPYLLQRYRLDGVVTLVDAVNGMATLDAQEEAVKQAAVADRIVLTKTDLVPDTDRARLVVLATRLKILNPAAPILDAARGEATATALIEAGLWNADAKSADVKRWLAEEAYRDRESERRRLEARLSGGGHLAGTHVHDDHDHDHHHDHDHHDHDHDHDHHHHDPNRHDQRIRAFCLTTDQPVATGALDLFLDLLRSAHGPKLLRMKGVVKLLEDPERPLVLHLVQHVMHPPAQLAGWPDEDHRTRLVFITKDLDEGFVKRMFDAFVGALAPDTPDTAAMVDNPLRISGFSGTFG comes from the coding sequence GTGTCCGACCGCGCCCCGCCCACGATACCGCCCGCGCCGATCCCGCTGACCGTCCTCACCGGCTTCCTCGGCGCCGGCAAGACCACGCTGTTGAACCGGCTGCTCAAGGATCCGGCGCTCGCCGGCACCGCCGTGATCATCAACGAGTTCGGCGAGGTCGGCGTCGACCACGTGCTGGTCGAAAAGGCCGACGACGGTATCGTCGAGCTCTCCTCCGGCTGCCTGTGCTGCACGATCCGCGGCGACCTTGTGCGCACACTCGAGGATCTCCTGCGCGCGCGGGACAACGGCCGGATCGACGCCCTGAACCGCGTGGTGATCGAGACGACCGGCCTCGCCGATCCCGCGCCGATCCTGCACACGATCATGCGCCACCCCTACCTGCTGCAGCGCTACCGGCTCGACGGCGTCGTCACGCTGGTCGACGCCGTCAACGGCATGGCGACGCTCGACGCGCAGGAGGAGGCGGTCAAGCAGGCCGCGGTCGCCGACCGCATCGTGCTGACCAAGACCGATCTCGTCCCCGACACCGACCGGGCCAGGCTCGTCGTGCTCGCCACCCGGCTGAAGATCCTCAATCCGGCCGCGCCGATCCTCGACGCCGCCAGGGGCGAGGCAACCGCGACCGCGCTGATCGAGGCCGGTCTCTGGAACGCCGACGCCAAGTCGGCCGACGTCAAGCGCTGGCTGGCGGAAGAAGCCTATCGTGACCGCGAGAGCGAGCGCCGGCGGCTGGAGGCGCGTCTCTCCGGCGGCGGTCATCTCGCCGGCACGCATGTGCACGACGATCATGACCATGACCACCATCACGACCACGACCATCATGATCATGACCACGATCACGACCATCACCACCACGATCCGAACCGGCACGATCAGCGCATCCGCGCCTTCTGCCTGACCACGGATCAACCGGTGGCGACCGGAGCGCTGGACCTGTTCCTCGACCTGCTCCGCTCCGCGCACGGCCCGAAGCTCCTGCGCATGAAGGGCGTGGTGAAGCTCCTGGAAGATCCCGAGCGGCCGCTGGTGCTGCATCTGGTCCAGCATGTGATGCATCCGCCGGCGCAGCTCGCCGGCTGGCCGGACGAGGACCACCGCACGCGGCTGGTCTTCATCACCAAGGATCTCGACGAGGGCTTCGTGAAGCGCATGTTCGACGCCTTCGTCGGCGCGCTGGCGCCCGACACGCCGGATACCGCCGCGATGGTCGACAATCCGCTGCGGATCTCGGGTTTCTCCGGCACGTTCGGCTGA
- a CDS encoding D-alanyl-D-alanine carboxypeptidase family protein codes for MATLLPLASAPAGAAPGAGAYLIFDVRSGEVLSKHNADQAWYPASITKLMTTYVTLQAMRAGRIRPTSPVVMSAVAAKLPPSKMGFPVGTVVTIENALKMIMVKSANDMAWALGESVSGSKEAFVAEMNATARRLGMSATRWNNPNGLPDPNQWTTARDLGVLARALLRDFPERTDLYRIPGIQIGNEIIKNHNHLLDRFPGTDGMKTGFICSSGFNVVATVTRGDRKLVGVVLGSPSARARAELAAQLFTQAFDKPTGGGLFGGLADGETIDRMPRGPEAGQPVKDIKEEICGKKRKKTPDVEDIGEDPVLRVEARAGAKQGDIVRPGQAGRTTPTRVSYLTAPFNIGPVVQVWTGGADPLPNQPTTALAMAPTAPVPGLPGQALSGQAQPRNSVAAATEAAPAAGAIRPGETPEIDPGRGSVAARAFSLFQSTPEGASIPVVNNNSSAGVAASLPPSDGRPLRITELGGAPAAATPTQAAQPIAEGLPIPRPKPSDLAAAPAKSLATPHKRQRKNTDG; via the coding sequence TTGGCCACCCTGCTGCCGCTCGCGAGCGCGCCGGCCGGCGCGGCCCCGGGCGCGGGTGCCTACCTGATCTTCGACGTCCGCTCCGGCGAGGTGCTGTCGAAGCACAATGCCGATCAGGCCTGGTATCCGGCCTCGATCACCAAGCTGATGACGACCTACGTCACGCTGCAGGCGATGCGCGCGGGCCGGATCCGGCCGACCTCGCCGGTGGTGATGTCGGCGGTGGCCGCCAAGCTGCCGCCGAGCAAGATGGGCTTTCCGGTCGGCACGGTGGTGACGATCGAGAACGCGCTCAAGATGATCATGGTCAAGTCGGCGAACGACATGGCCTGGGCGCTCGGTGAATCGGTCTCCGGCTCCAAGGAGGCTTTCGTCGCCGAGATGAACGCCACCGCGCGCCGGCTCGGCATGTCGGCGACGCGTTGGAACAACCCGAACGGCCTGCCGGACCCGAACCAGTGGACCACCGCGCGCGACCTCGGCGTGCTCGCCCGCGCGCTGTTGCGCGACTTCCCCGAGCGCACCGATCTCTACCGCATCCCCGGCATCCAGATCGGCAACGAGATCATCAAGAACCACAATCACCTGCTCGACCGCTTCCCCGGCACGGACGGCATGAAGACCGGCTTCATCTGCTCGTCGGGCTTCAACGTCGTTGCCACCGTCACGCGCGGCGACCGCAAGCTGGTCGGCGTGGTGCTCGGCTCGCCCTCGGCGAGAGCGCGCGCGGAACTCGCCGCGCAGCTCTTCACGCAGGCCTTCGACAAGCCGACCGGCGGCGGGCTCTTCGGCGGTCTGGCCGACGGCGAGACCATCGATCGGATGCCGCGCGGCCCCGAGGCCGGCCAGCCGGTCAAGGACATCAAGGAAGAGATCTGCGGCAAGAAGCGCAAGAAGACGCCGGACGTCGAGGATATCGGCGAGGATCCCGTGCTGCGCGTCGAGGCCCGCGCCGGCGCCAAGCAGGGCGACATCGTCCGTCCCGGCCAGGCCGGGCGCACGACGCCGACGCGCGTGTCCTACCTGACCGCCCCGTTCAATATCGGCCCGGTCGTTCAGGTCTGGACCGGCGGCGCGGACCCGTTGCCGAACCAGCCGACCACCGCGCTCGCCATGGCGCCGACCGCGCCGGTGCCCGGCCTTCCGGGCCAGGCACTTTCCGGCCAGGCCCAGCCGCGCAACTCCGTCGCCGCCGCCACCGAAGCCGCGCCGGCCGCCGGCGCGATCCGGCCCGGCGAGACTCCCGAGATCGATCCCGGTCGCGGCAGCGTCGCCGCGCGCGCCTTCTCGCTGTTCCAGTCGACCCCGGAGGGCGCCAGCATCCCGGTCGTGAACAACAATTCGAGCGCCGGCGTCGCGGCGAGCCTGCCGCCCTCGGACGGCCGGCCGCTGCGGATCACCGAGCTCGGCGGCGCCCCCGCCGCGGCCACGCCGACACAGGCCGCACAGCCGATCGCCGAGGGCCTGCCGATCCCGCGGCCGAAGCCGTCCGATCTCGCCGCGGCCCCGGCCAAGTCGCTCGCCACGCCGCACAAGCGGCAGCGCAAGAACACCGACGGCTGA
- a CDS encoding urease accessory protein UreD has product MGVGGVGRAGFGCATRLERARGTAEVAFAVRDGATRARRLYQEGQAKIRMPRTHETSPTAVFLNTAGGIAGGDALAFSAIWDDGAAATVTSQAAERVYRATGAAETGRIDNRIVVGAGASAEWLPQETILFDGARLDRRLSVDMAADARLLMVETVFLGRAAMGERVERCFLADRFEIRRAGRLVYADVLRLDGDAAAILAGPATGGGAIATSTVLLIAPDAESRLDACREIVESFETEAGVSAWGGLLAVRLVSASARTLRAELATLLEALRGRPLPRPWFC; this is encoded by the coding sequence GTGGGCGTAGGGGGCGTGGGCCGGGCCGGCTTCGGGTGCGCCACGCGGCTCGAACGCGCACGCGGCACCGCCGAGGTCGCCTTCGCGGTCCGCGACGGCGCGACCCGCGCGCGCCGTCTCTATCAGGAGGGGCAGGCCAAGATCCGCATGCCGCGCACCCATGAGACCTCGCCGACCGCCGTCTTTCTGAATACGGCCGGCGGCATCGCCGGTGGCGACGCGCTCGCCTTCTCGGCGATCTGGGACGACGGCGCGGCGGCCACAGTCACTTCGCAGGCGGCCGAACGGGTCTATCGCGCGACCGGAGCGGCCGAGACCGGCCGGATCGACAATCGTATCGTCGTCGGTGCCGGCGCCTCGGCCGAATGGCTGCCGCAGGAGACGATCCTGTTCGACGGCGCGCGGCTCGACCGGCGTCTCTCCGTCGACATGGCCGCCGACGCGCGGCTCCTGATGGTGGAGACGGTGTTCCTCGGCCGCGCCGCGATGGGCGAGCGGGTCGAGCGCTGCTTTCTCGCCGACCGGTTCGAGATCCGCCGCGCCGGCCGGCTCGTCTATGCCGACGTGCTCCGGCTCGACGGCGATGCGGCCGCGATCCTCGCCGGCCCCGCGACCGGCGGCGGCGCGATCGCGACCTCGACAGTGCTCCTGATCGCGCCGGATGCCGAGAGCCGCCTCGACGCGTGCCGCGAAATCGTCGAGAGTTTCGAAACGGAAGCCGGCGTCAGCGCCTGGGGCGGCCTGCTCGCCGTCCGCCTCGTGTCGGCTTCCGCCCGGACGCTCCGGGCCGAGCTCGCGACGCTGCTCGAAGCTCTGCGCGGCCGGCCGCTGCCGCGACCCTGGTTCTGTTGA
- a CDS encoding urease subunit gamma, producing the protein MNLTPREKDKLLIAMAAIVARKRLERGVKLNHPEAIALISDFVMEGARDGRSVAELMEAGAHVVTRDQVMPGIAEMIHDVQVEATFPDGVKLVTVHEPIR; encoded by the coding sequence ATGAACCTGACGCCCCGAGAGAAGGACAAGCTGCTCATCGCCATGGCCGCGATCGTCGCGCGCAAGCGGCTCGAGCGCGGCGTGAAGCTCAACCACCCGGAAGCGATCGCGCTGATCTCCGACTTCGTCATGGAAGGCGCGCGCGACGGCCGCTCGGTCGCCGAGCTGATGGAGGCCGGTGCCCATGTCGTGACCCGCGATCAGGTGATGCCGGGCATCGCCGAGATGATCCACGATGTCCAGGTCGAGGCGACCTTTCCGGACGGCGTGAAACTCGTCACCGTCCATGAGCCGATCCGCTGA
- a CDS encoding urease subunit beta yields MIPGEIIPAEGEIELNAGLPTVTLDVANTGDRPIQVGSHYHFFETNPGLSFDRAQARGMRLDIPAGTAVRFEPGQTRSVTLVPFGGKREVYGFRQAVMGKL; encoded by the coding sequence ATGATCCCTGGTGAAATCATTCCGGCCGAAGGCGAGATCGAGCTCAACGCCGGCCTGCCGACCGTCACGCTCGATGTCGCCAACACCGGCGACCGGCCGATCCAGGTCGGCTCGCACTACCATTTCTTCGAGACCAACCCGGGCCTGTCGTTCGACCGTGCCCAGGCCCGCGGCATGCGGCTCGACATCCCGGCCGGCACGGCGGTGCGCTTCGAGCCCGGTCAGACCCGCAGCGTCACGCTGGTGCCGTTCGGCGGCAAGCGCGAGGTCTACGGGTTCCGGCAGGCGGTGATGGGGAAACTGTGA
- the ureC gene encoding urease subunit alpha has translation MSTKISRAAYADMFGPTVGDKVRLADTDLIIEVEKDFTTYGEEVKFGGGKVIRDGMGQAQTTRAEGAVDTVITNVLIVDHWGIVKADVGLKDGKIVGIGKAGNPDVQPGVDIIVGPGTEAIAGEGKILTAGALDTHIHYICPQQIDEALYSGVTTMLGGGTGPATGTAATTCTPGPWHLKRMLQAAEAFPMNLAFAGKGNAALPAALAEQVLAGACALKLHEDWGTTPATIDNCLAVADDYDVQVMIHTDTLNESGFVEDTIAAFKGRTIHAYHTEGAGGGHAPDIIKVAGLANVIPSSTNPTRPYTRNTLDEHLDMLMVCHHLDPSIPEDVAFAESRIRRETIAAEDILHDMGAFSVVSSDSQAMGRVGEVLIRTFQTAHKMRQQRGRLPEETGDNDNFRVRRYMAKVTINPAIAHGLSKYVGSVEVGKFADLVLWSPAFFGIKPDLVLKLGTIAAAPMGDPNASIPTPQPVHYRPMFGAFGKALSQSAITFVSKAAYEAGIAEKLGLDKVVLPVENTRGGIGKKAMILNDATPDIEVDPETYEVRANGELLTCEPATELPMAQRYFLF, from the coding sequence ATGTCCACCAAGATCTCCCGCGCCGCCTATGCCGACATGTTCGGGCCGACCGTCGGCGACAAGGTGCGGCTTGCCGACACCGATCTGATCATCGAGGTCGAGAAGGATTTCACCACCTACGGCGAGGAGGTGAAGTTCGGCGGCGGCAAGGTCATCCGCGACGGCATGGGCCAGGCGCAGACGACCCGCGCCGAGGGCGCGGTCGACACGGTCATCACCAACGTGCTGATCGTCGACCATTGGGGGATCGTGAAGGCCGACGTCGGCCTCAAGGACGGCAAGATCGTCGGCATCGGCAAGGCCGGCAATCCGGACGTCCAGCCGGGCGTCGACATCATCGTCGGGCCGGGCACCGAGGCGATCGCCGGCGAGGGCAAGATCCTGACCGCCGGCGCGCTCGACACCCATATCCACTACATCTGCCCGCAGCAGATCGACGAGGCGCTCTATTCCGGCGTCACGACCATGCTCGGCGGCGGCACCGGCCCGGCGACCGGCACGGCGGCGACCACCTGCACGCCCGGCCCGTGGCATCTGAAGCGCATGCTGCAGGCGGCGGAAGCCTTCCCGATGAACCTTGCCTTTGCCGGCAAAGGAAACGCCGCGCTGCCGGCCGCTCTCGCCGAGCAGGTGCTCGCGGGCGCCTGCGCGCTGAAGCTCCACGAGGACTGGGGCACGACGCCGGCGACGATCGACAACTGTCTGGCGGTAGCCGACGACTATGACGTGCAGGTGATGATCCACACCGACACGCTGAACGAGTCGGGCTTCGTCGAGGATACGATCGCCGCCTTCAAGGGCCGCACGATCCACGCCTATCACACCGAGGGCGCGGGCGGCGGCCATGCGCCTGACATCATCAAGGTCGCCGGTCTCGCCAACGTCATCCCGTCGTCGACCAACCCGACCCGGCCCTATACGCGCAACACGCTCGACGAGCATCTCGACATGCTCATGGTCTGCCACCACCTCGACCCGTCGATCCCCGAGGACGTCGCCTTCGCCGAGAGCCGCATCCGGCGCGAGACGATCGCGGCCGAGGATATCCTGCACGACATGGGCGCCTTCTCGGTCGTGTCGTCGGACAGCCAGGCGATGGGCCGCGTCGGCGAGGTGCTGATCCGCACCTTCCAGACGGCGCACAAGATGCGCCAGCAGCGCGGCCGGCTGCCGGAGGAGACCGGCGACAACGACAATTTCCGCGTCCGTCGCTACATGGCCAAGGTCACGATCAATCCGGCGATCGCCCATGGCCTGTCGAAGTATGTCGGCTCGGTCGAGGTCGGCAAGTTCGCCGACCTCGTGCTGTGGTCGCCGGCCTTCTTCGGCATCAAGCCGGATCTGGTCTTGAAGCTCGGCACGATCGCGGCCGCGCCGATGGGCGATCCGAACGCCTCGATCCCGACGCCGCAGCCGGTGCACTACCGGCCGATGTTCGGCGCCTTCGGCAAGGCCTTGTCGCAGTCGGCGATCACCTTCGTCTCGAAGGCGGCCTACGAGGCCGGCATCGCCGAGAAGCTCGGCCTCGACAAGGTCGTGCTGCCGGTCGAGAACACGCGCGGCGGCATCGGCAAGAAGGCGATGATCCTCAACGACGCGACGCCGGACATCGAGGTCGACCCGGAGACCTACGAAGTCCGCGCCAACGGCGAGCTGCTCACCTGCGAACCGGCGACCGAACTGCCGATGGCGCAGCGCTACTTCCTGTTCTGA